A window from Fragaria vesca subsp. vesca linkage group LG5, FraVesHawaii_1.0, whole genome shotgun sequence encodes these proteins:
- the LOC101310808 gene encoding pentatricopeptide repeat-containing protein At5g40400-like — MNRASVYSPYQTRIPIFSINFVSTISTLSSSSSSLQTIPDSHSTSISNPLYRFLPQTQNPNNIVNIICSALKQQSHHHLSHLQNDLKPLLPHLGGQEISRVLLRFQSEYSSALIFFNWVKTGLGLRLTTQNYCIALHILACSQKFPQAMTLLCELIQLVRDGDAAQKDDIFHSLVVCAEDCNWDPVIFDMLIKAYVKAGMIRDGFICFKQTLEVGFVLSVIACNCLMNGLARLNCLDQCWEVYEDMGRIGIHPNVYTFNILTNVLCKDGDVEKVNAFLDKMEEEGFDPDIVTYNTLISSYCRKGRLGDAFYLYKIMFRRGVMPDLVSYTALMHGLCKQGNVREAHQLFHRMVHRGYYPDIVSYNALINGYCNEGKLPECKSLLYEMIKNGVYPDDFTCRVVIEGYGKEGKLLSAMNFIVELQKFQVSISRHIYDYLIVALCQENRPFAAKSLLERSSQDGYLPDLDIYNKLIESLCQSNNVTKAQVLKAEMVCKNIKPNLITYKALINCLCLINRTVEGDSLLKEMVESGLPPDSEICRSLIKGYCKERDVAKAESLLRFFATEFQVFDSESYNELIKIFCEDGDMTKLLELQERMMKVGFSPNSLTFKYAVHGLWKTTRQEKDNLLLD, encoded by the coding sequence ATGAACCGAGCTTCTGTTTACTCTCCCTATCAAACCAGAATACCAATTTTTAGCATCAATTTTGTATCAACAATCTCAACTCTCTCCTCCTCTTCCTCTTCTCTACAGACCATCCCGGACTCTCACTCCACATCAATTTCAAACCCCCTTTACCGGTTTCTCCCCCAAACCCAAAACCCCAACAATATAGTCAATATCATCTGCTCAGCCCTGAAGCAACAAAGCCACCACCATCTTTCCCATCTTCAAAATGACCTCAAACCCCTTCTTCCCCATCTAGGTGGTCAAGAAATCTCAAGGGTTCTGCTCAGGTTCCAATCCGAGTACTCCTCAGCTCTTATTTTCTTCAACTGGGTCAAGACTGGTTTGGGCCTCAGGCTCACCACCCAGAACTATTGCATTGCTCTTCATATTCTAGCTTGTTCTCAAAAGTTTCCCCAGGCTATGACATTGTTATGTGAATTGATACAGCTGGTTAGGGATGGAGATGCTGCACAGAAAGATGACATTTTTCATAGTTTGGTTGTTTGTGCTGAAGATTGTAACTGGGATCCAGTTATCTTTGATATGCTCATCAAGGCTTATGTGAAAGCAGGTATGATTAGAGATGGTTTTATCTGTTTTAAGCAGACATTAGAAGTTGGATTTGTTCTGAGTGTGATCGCTTGCAATTGTCTTATGAATGGGTTAGCGAGGTTGAATTGTTTAGATCAGTGTTGGGAGGTATATGAAGATATGGGAAGGATTGGAATACACCCAAATGTGTATACTTTTAATATTTTGACTAATGTTTTGTGCAAGGATGGAGATGTTGAGAAAGTGAATGCTTTTTTGGATAAAATGGAAGAGGAAGGATTTGATCCTGATATCGTAACGTATAATACTCTGATTAGTAGCTATTGTAGGAAAGGAAGGTTAGGAGATGCGTTTTATTTGTATAAGATCATGTTTAGGAGGGGGGTTATGCCGGATTTAGTTTCGTACACTGCCTTGATGCACGGTCTTTGTAAACAAGGGAATGTGAGAGAGGCTCATCAGCTTTTTCATCGGATGGTTCATAGAGGGTATTATCCAGACATTGTGTCATATAATGCTCTTATTAATGGTTATTGCAATGAGGGGAAGCTGCCGGAGTGCAAATCATTGTTGTATGAGATGATAAAAAATGGGGTTTATCCAGATGATTTCACTTGTAGGGTAGTCATCGAAGGATATGGCAAAGAAGGCAAGCTGCTATCTGCAATGAATTTCATAGTGGAGCTTCAAAAATTTCAAGTGTCTATTTCTCGTCATATTTATGATTATCTCATAGTTGCATTGTGTCAAGAAAATCGGCCGTTTGCAGCTAAAAGTCTATTAGAAAGAAGTTCTCAAGACGGTTATTTGCCTGATCTGGATATCTATAACAAATTAATTGAGTCCCTCTGCCAGAGCAATAATGTGACCAAGGCACAGGTATTGAAAGCCGAGATGGTTTGTAAGAACATCAAACCCAATCTTATCACATATAAAGCTCTAATAAACTGTTTATGTCTAATAAACAGAACAGTGGAAGGTGATTCCTTACTGAAAGAGATGGTTGAATCTGGTTTGCCGCCTGATTCAGAAATCTGCAGGTCATTGATAAAGGGTTACTGCAAAGAAAGGGATGTTGCTAAAGCAGAATCATTGTTAAGGTTCTTTGCCACAGAATTTCAGGTTTTTGATTCTGAAAGTTACAATGAACTTATCAAAATTTTCTGTGAGGATGGTGATATGACTAAGTTGTTGGAGTTACAAGAGAGGATGATGAAAGTGGGTTTTTCACCAAATAGCCTTACATTTAAGTATGCCGTCCATGGATTATGGAAAACTACCAGACAAGAGAAAGATAATCTTCTTCTGGATTAA